GTATGGAAATAAAAAAAATAGGTGGATATGGGTATATTCAAGGAATAAATAGTAAGAATGCAGAAAAAATAAATAGGAAGAAAAATGGTAAAGATAAAGTTGATTTTTCTGCAACGCTTGAAATCAAAAAACTTTTGTATGAATCAAAAAACATTCCTGAGGTTAGAGAAAAGTTAGTAAATGAATTAAAACAAGCGATTGAAAATGGAACGTTCAAGATTGATCCTGAAAAAATTGCAAAGGCAATATTAGGAGGTTAAAAGATGAAAGATTTATTGAAAAATCAAATTAATTTGTTAAAAAGTATTATTGAATCTTTTAAGCTTGCAGAAAGAGCATTAATAGAGAAAGATGTACAAAATCTTACAAGACATATTTCAAAAGTTGAGGAATACTCTTTTGACTTTGAAAGACTTGAAGAAGAGCTAAATAAGGAAATAAATAAGATGGGTTATAAGTCAATAAAAGAATATATTGAAAAGACTAATGACAGTGAAGTTGCATATTTGCTTGCTACTTTAGTTGAGAATCTTAATGAATTGACTATCGTTATGTCTAATTTTAAAAATTTAGTGGATTTTGAAAACAAATATTTTGAATTTATAAAATCGTTATTTTCTAATAGTTCTACTACTTCAACTTATACAAAAAAAGGATATGGAGTTAATCAAAAATCATTAATTGATAAAGTATATTAATATAGAGGAGTGATTGAATGCCAGATATTAGCCTTTTTGGGGCTTTAAATACAGGATTATTAGGAGTTTATACTAGTAAGCTTGCAATGAATGTTGTTTCACATAATATAGCAAATGCAAATACTCCTGGATTTTCAAGGCAGGTTCCAATTATTAGGACAATGCCTCCTATACCTGCTACAACACTTACTCAACCTTCTATTCCTTTACAGATTGGTACTGGTTCAAA
This DNA window, taken from Thermosipho africanus Ob7, encodes the following:
- the flgN gene encoding flagellar export chaperone FlgN; translation: MKDLLKNQINLLKSIIESFKLAERALIEKDVQNLTRHISKVEEYSFDFERLEEELNKEINKMGYKSIKEYIEKTNDSEVAYLLATLVENLNELTIVMSNFKNLVDFENKYFEFIKSLFSNSSTTSTYTKKGYGVNQKSLIDKVY
- the flgM gene encoding flagellar biosynthesis anti-sigma factor FlgM; amino-acid sequence: MEIKKIGGYGYIQGINSKNAEKINRKKNGKDKVDFSATLEIKKLLYESKNIPEVREKLVNELKQAIENGTFKIDPEKIAKAILGG